A genome region from Bradyrhizobium sp. WSM1417 includes the following:
- a CDS encoding tripartite tricarboxylate transporter substrate binding protein yields the protein MQRMLRLLAIVAGLCATTGAVAQKYPVRPVKIMVGFSAGGPVDVVARIVADRLGNKLGQAFVVENRAGANGMIAAEGVAHAEGDGYTMLACNSSTITLNKTLFKDIRYDPEKDFAPLTTVVSAPLVLVVNPENPKTANINTVADLVAAAKAAPGALAYGSGGNGNLAHLAMELLSQKAGVKMIHVPYRGGAASEVGILAQEVLAVFDPLSAVPLVKAGKLRALAVSSAERLPALPDVPTVAEAGYPGFDISFWVGFFMPKATPAPTLEMLHREIVAAADDPVLRERLETQGVVSVLSPADYAAKIAKETRELAEVVAAANIKAE from the coding sequence ATGCAACGAATGCTTCGCCTGCTGGCGATCGTCGCCGGATTGTGCGCGACGACCGGGGCCGTCGCGCAAAAATATCCGGTGCGGCCGGTCAAGATCATGGTCGGCTTCAGCGCGGGCGGCCCGGTCGACGTCGTCGCGCGCATCGTCGCCGATCGGCTGGGCAACAAGCTCGGACAAGCCTTCGTGGTCGAGAACCGCGCCGGCGCCAACGGCATGATCGCCGCCGAAGGCGTCGCGCATGCGGAAGGCGACGGCTACACGATGCTGGCCTGCAACTCGTCCACGATCACGCTCAACAAGACGCTGTTCAAAGATATCCGCTACGACCCGGAAAAAGACTTCGCGCCGCTCACCACCGTCGTGTCGGCGCCGCTCGTGCTCGTGGTCAATCCGGAGAACCCCAAGACGGCCAACATCAACACCGTCGCCGATCTCGTCGCCGCGGCCAAGGCTGCACCCGGCGCGCTTGCCTACGGCTCGGGCGGCAACGGCAACCTCGCCCATCTCGCCATGGAGCTGCTCAGCCAGAAGGCGGGCGTCAAGATGATCCACGTGCCCTATCGCGGCGGTGCTGCGTCCGAGGTCGGCATCCTCGCGCAGGAGGTCCTGGCGGTGTTCGATCCCCTGTCCGCCGTGCCGCTGGTGAAGGCCGGCAAGCTGCGCGCGCTCGCGGTGTCCTCAGCCGAGCGGCTGCCCGCGCTGCCGGATGTGCCGACCGTTGCGGAAGCCGGCTATCCCGGTTTCGACATCTCGTTCTGGGTCGGCTTCTTCATGCCGAAGGCAACGCCCGCGCCGACGCTCGAGATGCTGCACCGGGAGATCGTCGCCGCCGCCGACGATCCGGTGTTACGGGAGCGGCTGGAGACGCAGGGCGTCGTCAGCGTGCTCAGCCCGGCCGACTACGCCGCCAAGATCGCGAAGGAGACCAGGGAGCTCGCCGAAGTCGTGGCGGCCGCGAATATCAAGGCGGAGTAG